The Pseudanabaena sp. ABRG5-3 genome includes the window ATCTTTTCAGCAACGCCAACCTTCTCAACTGCGGCTACGGAGTCACCACCACCGATGATGGTGATTGTGCCTTTGCCAGTCAAGTCAGCGAGGGTATGGGCGATCGCTTCAGTACCAACGGCAAACTTATCAAATTCAAATACACCCATAGGACCATTCCAGATTACGGATTTGCAATCTGCAAGCGCATCTTGGAATACCTTGACGGAATCAGGACCAATATCCAAGCCCATCCAACCATCGGGAATATCGTTAATGCTGACGGTTTGAGAGTTAGCGTCAGGCTTGAAGTTGTCAGCAACCACTACATCGGTAGGAAGCAAGAACTTGACACCACGTTCTGCGGCTTTCTTTTCGAGAGCGCGAGCTAGGTCTAGCTTATCTTCCTCAACGAGGGACTTACCAACGCTTAAGCCACGAGCCTTGTAGAAGGTGAAGATCATGCCACCACCGATGAGCAGTACATCAACCTTATCGAGCAGGGTTTCGATTACGCCGATCTTGCTGGAAACTTTAGAACCACCAACGATCGCGGCGAGAGGACGCTGAGGATTGTCGATCGCGCCACTGAGGTATTGCAATTCCTTGTCGAGCAAGAAGCCAGCAACGGAGGTACTGATGTACTTGGTTACGCCTTCAGTAGAAGCATGGGCGCGGTGAGCAGTACCAAAAGCATCATTTACATAGATATCAGCCAAAGAAGCCAATTTCTTCGCAAATTCAGGGTCGTTCTTTTCTTCTTCAGGATAGAAACGAACGTTTTCTAGCAAAGCCACATCACCATTGTTGAGGGCATTAACTTGAGCTGCAACCGCATCACCGATACAGTCATCGGTCTTGACTACAGACTTACCGATCAATTCAGACAAACGAGCAGCTACAGCATTGAGGCGAAGACCTTCGGTAACGCCCTTGGGTCTGCCGAAGTGACTGGTGAGGATGACACGCGCACCAGCATCGGTCAAATACTTAATCGTTGGCAAAGCTGCACGGATACGGGTATCGTCGGTAATTTTGCCAGTTTCATCTTGAGGAACGTTGAAATCGACTCTGACTAATACCTTTTTGCCTGCCAAGTCAGCAGCAGTCAAGCTTGCTAGATTCTTTTTTGCCATAAAAATTTAAGTTTTTAGTATATAAAGTTGCTTTTTTACAAAGTCTTAATAATTTTACACAAATCTGTCCAACTTAAACTAGTCGTGAGTAAAAATACTTATTGTCAAATTACTGATTATTTCGGGATGACAAAAACACTTGTCCAATGGCTTTCAGGATCAAAATATTTGCAATAGATTTTGTGGTTAATACATGGTTATTGCTATTACTTTACTTCGAGATCTCCCAAGTCTTTACGGTATTAACAACATTCAAGGACTAAATAGACCATTTACAACCTGAGCTTACTACTTCCTCTCTTGGATTGTCGAAGTTAAATGGAGCGATTGCCCTTCAACTCAATCTCAACAAACCGCGATCGCCTAGAGTTCAATCCACAAAAAGCGATCGTTATAATTGTCGTATGCTCGATAATGTTAGTGTTGGATTTATCAAAGGAGTTACAAATCAATGACTCAGACAATTGCCA containing:
- a CDS encoding phosphoglycerate kinase, yielding MAKKNLASLTAADLAGKKVLVRVDFNVPQDETGKITDDTRIRAALPTIKYLTDAGARVILTSHFGRPKGVTEGLRLNAVAARLSELIGKSVVKTDDCIGDAVAAQVNALNNGDVALLENVRFYPEEEKNDPEFAKKLASLADIYVNDAFGTAHRAHASTEGVTKYISTSVAGFLLDKELQYLSGAIDNPQRPLAAIVGGSKVSSKIGVIETLLDKVDVLLIGGGMIFTFYKARGLSVGKSLVEEDKLDLARALEKKAAERGVKFLLPTDVVVADNFKPDANSQTVSINDIPDGWMGLDIGPDSVKVFQDALADCKSVIWNGPMGVFEFDKFAVGTEAIAHTLADLTGKGTITIIGGGDSVAAVEKVGVAEKMSHISTGGGASLELLEGKILPGIAALNEA